A DNA window from Pseudodesulfovibrio thermohalotolerans contains the following coding sequences:
- a CDS encoding LysR family transcriptional regulator, giving the protein MELYQLKTFVVVAEEGHLTRASVRLHTSQPSVSAHIKSLEEELETKLFIRTPKGMRLTQAGERLKHRAENVLKAARELKLEARSMGDELVGDLSLGLNTDAEYLRIVPLLTSLGEDHPRIVLQIQQRASTSVQGAIRDGQLDCGFIFGEPRYPELCAIPLEKTRFFVAVPDIWKDRMSLGLSGLSDLPWIMDPSDNPVQQLIEPFFKTHNIKPSIQLEVDGDEVIRVLVAAGKGISFLRKNEIQAANRIGRPVHTMSFDELSIQANFVYLRKHDEDPVMRAVIDRVKQCWEVA; this is encoded by the coding sequence ATGGAACTCTACCAACTCAAGACATTCGTGGTTGTGGCCGAGGAAGGCCATCTGACCCGCGCTTCGGTCCGGCTGCATACCAGCCAGCCCTCGGTAAGCGCACACATCAAATCCCTGGAGGAGGAGCTTGAGACCAAGCTGTTCATCCGCACGCCCAAGGGAATGCGCCTGACCCAGGCCGGGGAACGGCTCAAGCATAGGGCCGAGAACGTGCTCAAGGCCGCCCGGGAGCTGAAGCTGGAGGCCCGAAGCATGGGCGACGAGCTGGTGGGCGACTTGTCGCTCGGCCTGAACACGGACGCCGAATACCTGCGCATCGTCCCCCTGTTGACCTCACTGGGCGAGGACCACCCCAGAATCGTCCTGCAAATCCAGCAGCGCGCATCCACCTCGGTACAGGGGGCCATCCGCGACGGGCAACTCGACTGCGGATTCATCTTCGGCGAGCCTCGATACCCGGAACTCTGCGCCATCCCCCTGGAAAAGACGCGCTTTTTCGTAGCCGTGCCGGATATCTGGAAGGACCGCATGAGCCTCGGGCTGTCCGGGCTGTCCGACCTGCCGTGGATCATGGACCCCTCGGACAATCCGGTGCAGCAACTCATCGAGCCCTTCTTCAAGACGCACAACATCAAGCCCTCCATCCAGTTGGAAGTGGACGGCGACGAGGTTATCCGGGTGCTTGTGGCCGCGGGCAAAGGCATCTCGTTCCTTCGAAAGAACGAAATCCAGGCGGCCAACCGCATCGGCAGGCCCGTGCACACCATGTCCTTCGACGAGCTGTCCATCCAGGCGAACTTCGTCTACCTCAGGAAGCACGACGAAGACCCGGTCATGCGCGCGGTCATCGACCGCGTCAAGCAATGTTGGGAAGTGGCGTAA
- a CDS encoding cell division protein FtsX, whose product MIGPLLRLTLRGITDLRLHPFAQLLTLMAVAMVTLLTGLILLGVHNLDQELLKSRGRVEFQIYWKNGVEPAQVNAEWETIRAMDHLNAFKTFTPANALAELAASLGKTGDFSRLADDNPLPYSGLAAFAVPPEAQREGWAAALLSTLKELPGVDKVNYAPFQADLAQGWRTLTRTVIWPVLGFLGLVVALVVHNTIKLSLLTRMDEVEILALVGASPAYIRWPLLIGGLIQGILGAGLGIGLLAATHSAVADALNFPPFLIQLQFLPLSQLLILGGAVTFVSVLSSWVAVK is encoded by the coding sequence GTGATCGGACCGCTCCTCCGCCTGACCCTGCGCGGCATCACCGACCTGCGCCTCCACCCCTTTGCCCAGTTGCTCACCCTCATGGCCGTGGCCATGGTCACGCTGCTCACCGGGCTTATCCTGCTCGGCGTGCACAACCTCGACCAGGAGCTGCTCAAATCCAGAGGACGGGTGGAGTTTCAGATATACTGGAAGAACGGCGTCGAACCGGCGCAAGTGAACGCGGAATGGGAGACCATCCGCGCCATGGACCATCTGAACGCCTTCAAGACGTTCACTCCGGCCAACGCCCTTGCCGAACTTGCGGCATCCCTGGGCAAGACCGGCGACTTCTCCCGGCTGGCCGACGACAATCCCCTGCCCTATTCCGGCCTTGCCGCCTTTGCCGTGCCTCCCGAGGCGCAGCGCGAGGGCTGGGCCGCCGCCCTGCTCTCCACGCTCAAGGAACTGCCCGGCGTGGACAAGGTCAACTACGCCCCGTTCCAGGCCGACCTGGCCCAGGGATGGCGCACCCTGACCCGCACGGTGATATGGCCGGTCCTGGGCTTCCTCGGCCTCGTGGTCGCCCTTGTGGTCCACAACACCATCAAGCTCTCCCTGCTCACCCGCATGGACGAGGTGGAAATCCTCGCGCTGGTCGGGGCCAGCCCTGCCTACATCCGCTGGCCCCTGCTCATCGGCGGCCTGATCCAGGGCATCCTCGGCGCGGGACTCGGCATCGGCCTGCTCGCCGCGACCCACTCGGCCGTGGCCGACGCCCTCAACTTCCCGCCCTTCCTCATCCAGCTCCAGTTTCTCCCATTGAGCCAGCTTCTCATCCTCGGCGGGGCCGTGACCTTCGTGTCCGTCCTGTCCAGTTGGGTGGCCGTAAAATAG
- the ftsE gene encoding cell division ATP-binding protein FtsE, producing MVNVERLSYNFGSYWALKDISFTLEKGEFLFLTGHSGAGKTTLLRLLYGALPVSRGRASVAGFQLNHLRKRDIPKLRRKVGVVFQDFKILPERTVFDNVAMALEVRGMPRTHLERRVRAIIRALGLETRSYSLCERLSGGEQQRVAIARSMVANPELILADEPTGNLDVDLTMHLMEIFKQFHTYGTSVIMATHSTEVLECVPNARILHLQDGRITKDSDPLDDIPFDEDFEDDFDEEKP from the coding sequence ATGGTCAATGTGGAACGCCTGTCCTACAACTTCGGGTCCTATTGGGCTCTCAAGGACATCTCCTTCACCCTGGAGAAAGGCGAATTTCTCTTCCTCACCGGGCACTCCGGGGCCGGAAAGACCACCCTCCTGCGTCTGCTCTACGGAGCCCTGCCCGTATCCCGAGGCCGCGCCTCGGTGGCCGGGTTCCAGCTCAACCACCTTCGGAAGCGCGACATCCCGAAGCTGCGCCGCAAGGTGGGCGTCGTCTTCCAGGACTTCAAAATCCTGCCCGAGCGCACGGTCTTCGACAATGTGGCCATGGCGCTCGAAGTCCGGGGAATGCCCCGCACCCACCTGGAACGCCGCGTGCGCGCCATCATCCGCGCGCTGGGCCTGGAAACCAGAAGCTATTCCCTGTGCGAACGCCTGTCGGGCGGCGAACAGCAGCGCGTGGCCATCGCCCGGTCCATGGTCGCCAACCCCGAGTTGATCCTGGCCGACGAGCCCACCGGCAACCTCGACGTCGACCTGACCATGCACCTCATGGAAATCTTCAAGCAGTTCCACACCTACGGAACGTCCGTCATCATGGCCACCCATTCCACCGAGGTCCTCGAATGCGTGCCCAACGCGCGCATTCTCCATCTCCAGGACGGGCGCATCACCAAAGACAGCGACCCCCTGGACGACATCCCCTTTGACGAGGATTTCGAAGACGATTTCGACGAGGAGAAGCCGTGA
- a CDS encoding rubrerythrin family protein — protein sequence MTKTMENLKAAFAGESQANRKYLAFADKAEAEGKPGVAKLFRAAAAAETIHAHAHLRLMKGIGSTEENLKAAISGETYEFEKMYPEMMEDAKAEGENAILRYFGFANEAEKIHAELYSEALEDPEKFADAEFYICSVCGHTMDGEPTDKCPICGAAVKAYVKVEG from the coding sequence ATGACCAAGACCATGGAAAATCTCAAAGCCGCCTTTGCCGGCGAGTCCCAGGCCAACCGCAAGTACCTCGCTTTCGCCGACAAGGCCGAGGCCGAAGGCAAACCCGGCGTCGCCAAGCTGTTCCGCGCCGCTGCCGCCGCCGAGACCATCCACGCCCATGCCCACCTGCGGCTGATGAAGGGCATCGGCTCCACCGAGGAGAATCTCAAGGCCGCCATCTCCGGCGAGACCTACGAATTTGAAAAGATGTACCCGGAGATGATGGAAGACGCCAAGGCCGAGGGCGAAAACGCCATCCTGCGTTACTTCGGATTCGCCAACGAGGCCGAGAAGATCCATGCCGAGCTGTACTCCGAGGCCCTGGAAGACCCGGAAAAGTTCGCCGACGCCGAGTTCTACATCTGCTCCGTGTGCGGCCACACCATGGACGGCGAACCCACCGACAAGTGTCCCATCTGCGGTGCCGCCGTTAAGGCATACGTCAAGGTCGAAGGCTAA
- a CDS encoding aminotransferase class IV, with protein sequence MIHYHNGGYSDEDVRQDPEAPAFRYGAGFFETLYYNGRDVCHLGRHLDRILSSLRDYGIPYVTVDFEQIIGQVLSRNGLVGQTARVNIFYPIESANASPVIIAAPYEAKPYKAYRLCICEDRHVSTLNGQKTTSYMFFHLALRRAKARGFDDVALFDFGDNLLEAATGAIVLEKDGRFFFPDSQYRLRSTTLKLAMEVLDILPARLPMHDLASYRHAYLLNALIGMRPVVAIGETAFVPDDKACDKVSALVLNASD encoded by the coding sequence ATGATCCATTATCACAACGGCGGCTATTCCGACGAAGACGTCCGACAGGACCCCGAAGCTCCGGCCTTCCGCTACGGCGCGGGCTTTTTCGAAACGCTTTACTACAACGGCCGGGACGTCTGCCACCTCGGACGGCACCTGGACCGCATCCTCTCCTCCCTGCGCGACTACGGCATTCCCTACGTCACCGTTGACTTTGAACAGATCATCGGCCAGGTCCTGAGCCGCAACGGCCTTGTCGGCCAAACCGCCCGGGTCAATATCTTCTACCCCATCGAGAGCGCGAACGCCTCGCCCGTCATCATCGCCGCGCCCTACGAAGCCAAGCCCTACAAGGCCTATCGGCTGTGCATCTGCGAAGACCGTCATGTCTCCACCCTCAACGGACAGAAAACCACCAGCTACATGTTCTTTCATCTGGCCCTGCGCCGGGCCAAAGCGCGCGGCTTCGACGACGTGGCCCTGTTCGACTTCGGCGACAACCTCCTCGAAGCCGCCACCGGCGCGATCGTCCTTGAAAAAGACGGACGGTTCTTCTTCCCGGATTCCCAGTACCGGCTCCGCTCCACCACCCTGAAGCTCGCCATGGAAGTCCTGGACATCCTGCCCGCGCGTCTTCCCATGCACGACCTCGCCTCCTACCGGCACGCCTACCTGCTCAACGCCCTCATAGGAATGCGGCCGGTGGTGGCCATCGGCGAAACCGCATTCGTGCCCGACGACAAGGCCTGCGACAAAGTGTCTGCCCTGGTCCTGAACGCTTCGGACTAG